A window of Selenomonas ruminantium subsp. lactilytica TAM6421 contains these coding sequences:
- the hemL gene encoding glutamate-1-semialdehyde 2,1-aminomutase, translating into MLNLEKSAAAFAEAKELMPGGVNSPVRSYKSVDCNPPFIDHALGDKIYDIDGNEYIDYVGSWGPMVVGHAHPKVVKALQEAATRGTSYGAPTCIESELAKLVMEVYPSIETIRMVNSGTEATMSALRLARGYTGREKIVKFIGCYHGHSDSLLVNAGSGMATFGVPSSPGVTKGTAQDTISVPYNDVDAITKVMEEVGDQVAAVIVEPVAGNMGLVLPQQGYLHKLRELTEKHGALLIFDEVMCGFRASLGGAQAAYGITPDLTCLGKIIGGGLPVAAYGGRKDIMAKVSPSGPVYQAGTLSGNPLAMTAGLATLQIITAEPEEGKADYSRELTLKTKKLLLGWLEKAKEAGVTIQAHQAGSMFGIFFSDKDVLNYEDSCNADQEKFKVWFKAMLEQGIYLAPSQFETLFMSGAHTDEDIERTIAAAEIAFAKVAAM; encoded by the coding sequence ATGCTGAACCTGGAAAAATCCGCTGCTGCTTTTGCTGAAGCCAAGGAACTTATGCCCGGCGGCGTCAACAGCCCCGTGCGTTCCTACAAGAGCGTGGACTGCAATCCGCCGTTCATCGACCATGCTTTAGGGGATAAGATTTACGATATCGACGGCAATGAATACATCGACTATGTAGGCTCCTGGGGCCCGATGGTTGTGGGCCATGCCCATCCCAAAGTCGTCAAGGCTTTGCAGGAAGCCGCAACCCGTGGCACGAGCTATGGCGCACCGACCTGCATTGAGTCGGAACTGGCCAAACTCGTGATGGAGGTTTATCCGTCTATCGAAACCATCCGCATGGTCAACTCCGGCACCGAAGCCACCATGAGCGCTTTGCGTCTGGCACGCGGCTATACGGGGCGGGAAAAGATCGTGAAATTCATTGGCTGCTACCACGGCCATAGCGACAGCCTGCTCGTAAACGCCGGTTCCGGCATGGCCACCTTCGGCGTGCCGAGTTCGCCGGGCGTGACCAAGGGCACGGCACAGGATACCATTTCCGTGCCTTACAATGATGTGGACGCCATTACGAAAGTAATGGAAGAAGTGGGCGACCAGGTAGCCGCTGTCATTGTCGAGCCGGTGGCCGGCAATATGGGCCTCGTCCTGCCTCAGCAGGGTTATCTGCATAAGCTCCGTGAACTCACTGAAAAACATGGCGCATTGCTGATCTTTGATGAAGTCATGTGCGGCTTCCGGGCTTCCTTAGGCGGTGCGCAGGCGGCTTATGGCATCACGCCGGATCTGACCTGCCTTGGCAAGATCATCGGCGGCGGCCTGCCCGTGGCAGCCTATGGCGGCCGCAAGGATATCATGGCCAAAGTTTCCCCGTCCGGCCCGGTCTATCAGGCTGGCACCCTCTCGGGCAACCCGTTGGCCATGACCGCAGGCCTCGCAACCCTGCAGATCATCACCGCCGAACCCGAAGAAGGCAAGGCTGACTACAGCCGTGAGCTGACCTTAAAGACGAAGAAACTGCTGCTGGGCTGGCTGGAAAAAGCCAAAGAAGCCGGCGTTACCATCCAGGCCCATCAGGCCGGTTCCATGTTCGGCATCTTCTTCAGCGACAAGGATGTGCTGAACTACGAGGACTCCTGCAACGCCGACCAGGAGAAATTCAAAGTCTGGTTCAAGGCCATGCTCGAACAGGGCATCTACTTGGCCCCGTCCCAGTTCGAAACCCTCTTCATGAGCGGCGCCCATACGGACGAAGATATCGAGCGCACCATTGCAGCGGCAGAAATCGCCTTTGCCAAAGTGGCGGCAATGTGA
- the hemA gene encoding glutamyl-tRNA reductase: MELLMLGLNHKTAPVDVRERFSIPKAAVKSGLANLGEYEGILEAVVLSTCNRSEMYAVVEKADRDLATLKQFLFDLTGNEENIDEYLYHYADEECIDHLFRVASSLDSLVLGEGQILSQVKEAYAMSREAGTTSTVLNTLFHRAIATGKRVRTETRIQFNSVSVSYAAVELAREALGELHEASALIFGAGKMAELTAQHLISHGVKKIYVTNRHIERAELLAAQFNGEAVPFEEAMKRAVDVDVIVTSTGAPHYVIKPWETRQLMTKRKSRQLFLIDIAVPRDVDPEVGEIKGVTLYNIDALEEVVDEHIEERRHEAKQAEKIVQEEVDSIMERFQYLSFRPLMARLSDRCERIRAREVKRASSKLPDLNEEQWRQVEHMSRMIVRKILRMPMMKLNSAAGTEQEEFYIEAMRALFKLDTIGETANSEEHDCYRYAQQ; encoded by the coding sequence ATGGAATTATTGATGCTGGGGCTCAACCACAAGACGGCGCCCGTTGATGTGCGTGAGCGTTTTTCCATTCCCAAAGCGGCTGTAAAAAGCGGTTTGGCCAATTTAGGGGAGTATGAAGGGATTCTGGAAGCGGTGGTATTATCCACCTGCAACCGCAGCGAGATGTATGCTGTGGTGGAGAAGGCAGATCGGGATTTAGCCACCTTGAAGCAGTTCCTCTTCGACCTCACGGGCAATGAGGAAAATATTGACGAATATCTCTATCACTATGCCGATGAAGAATGCATCGACCACCTGTTTCGGGTGGCATCGAGCCTTGACTCGCTGGTATTGGGCGAAGGACAGATCCTTTCGCAGGTCAAGGAAGCCTATGCCATGAGCCGGGAGGCGGGCACGACGAGCACGGTGCTCAACACCCTGTTCCATCGGGCCATTGCCACGGGCAAGCGGGTGCGCACAGAAACCCGCATCCAGTTCAACTCCGTATCCGTGAGCTATGCGGCCGTAGAACTGGCACGTGAGGCCTTGGGTGAACTTCATGAGGCCAGTGCGCTGATTTTCGGCGCCGGGAAGATGGCTGAACTTACGGCCCAGCATCTCATATCCCATGGCGTGAAGAAAATCTATGTGACCAACCGCCATATCGAGCGGGCGGAGCTTTTGGCCGCGCAGTTCAATGGTGAAGCCGTGCCTTTTGAGGAGGCTATGAAGCGGGCCGTGGATGTGGATGTGATCGTGACTTCCACAGGTGCGCCCCACTATGTGATCAAGCCATGGGAAACCCGCCAGCTGATGACCAAGCGCAAGAGCCGGCAGCTCTTCCTGATTGATATTGCCGTGCCCCGTGACGTGGATCCGGAAGTCGGAGAAATCAAGGGCGTAACCCTTTATAATATCGACGCATTGGAAGAAGTGGTGGACGAGCATATCGAAGAGCGCCGCCACGAAGCCAAGCAGGCCGAAAAGATCGTGCAGGAGGAAGTGGATTCCATCATGGAGCGCTTCCAGTATCTGTCCTTCCGTCCGTTGATGGCCAGGCTCTCCGACCGCTGTGAGCGCATCCGCGCCCGGGAGGTCAAGCGGGCCAGCTCCAAACTGCCGGACCTTAATGAAGAGCAGTGGCGGCAGGTGGAGCATATGAGCCGCATGATCGTGCGCAAGATCCTGCGCATGCCCATGATGAAACTCAATTCCGCCGCAGGCACGGAACAAGAAGAATTTTACATCGAAGCCATGCGGGCGCTTTTTAAACTGGATACGATAGGAGAGACGGCAAACAGTGAAGAACACGATTGTTATCGGTACGCGCAGCAGTAA
- a CDS encoding CDP-glycerol glycerophosphotransferase family protein: protein MAENEHPQKLHPILHRLTEVRDLCQMGLTKSNYDVRYGEAYDTLIMAIKQILSGKAGKDAGEIVGLCKELLEHIMAETDKEKHFKKEMVFLPYKASMWDSLESVWRAAYEDKDNCLAYVIPIPYCDRNPDGTAKEWHCERDLFPKDVPTLDWQEVDLKTMHPDVIFFHYPYDDCNRVTSPSEEFYSSNLKKCADKLVYIPYFVTGKELKPNFIQEPGVNNADYVIVENEKIKAIYEEYYSGGELPEGKILALGSPKYDKVIASRKEDYPLPEAWERLVAGRKIILYNTSLQAHLIYSNRIIEKLYSVLLYFRSRKDLAFWWRPHPLMEATLDSMIPQVASVYRELRDAYLKEGWGIYDDTPELERAIAWSDAYYGDTSSVVELYSKTGKPIMIQDMEVTNIA, encoded by the coding sequence ATGGCCGAGAACGAACACCCACAGAAACTGCATCCTATCCTGCATCGCCTGACCGAGGTCAGAGACTTATGCCAGATGGGGCTGACCAAGAGCAATTATGATGTCAGATATGGGGAAGCCTACGATACCCTTATTATGGCTATCAAGCAGATACTCTCTGGGAAAGCCGGAAAAGATGCCGGAGAGATTGTGGGACTGTGCAAGGAACTCTTGGAGCATATTATGGCTGAGACCGACAAGGAGAAACATTTCAAAAAAGAGATGGTGTTCCTGCCGTATAAAGCCAGCATGTGGGACAGCCTGGAGAGTGTATGGCGGGCTGCTTATGAGGATAAGGATAATTGTCTGGCCTATGTGATTCCTATTCCTTACTGCGACAGGAATCCGGATGGGACAGCCAAAGAGTGGCACTGCGAGAGGGATTTGTTCCCTAAGGATGTGCCTACTTTGGATTGGCAGGAAGTGGATTTGAAGACCATGCATCCTGATGTAATTTTCTTTCATTACCCTTATGATGATTGCAACAGGGTAACGAGCCCCAGCGAGGAATTCTACAGCAGTAATCTAAAAAAGTGTGCGGATAAGTTGGTGTATATTCCTTATTTTGTTACAGGAAAGGAATTAAAACCGAATTTCATTCAAGAACCGGGCGTAAATAACGCGGATTATGTCATTGTAGAAAATGAGAAAATTAAAGCGATTTACGAGGAGTACTATTCAGGAGGAGAGCTTCCTGAGGGAAAGATCCTCGCTCTTGGTTCGCCTAAATATGACAAGGTTATCGCATCAAGGAAAGAGGATTATCCCTTGCCTGAGGCTTGGGAGCGTCTTGTAGCTGGACGTAAAATCATTCTTTACAATACCAGTCTGCAAGCACATTTGATATATTCGAATAGGATAATCGAAAAGCTGTATTCGGTGCTCTTATATTTCAGAAGCAGGAAAGATTTGGCGTTTTGGTGGCGTCCTCATCCGCTTATGGAAGCAACGCTGGATTCGATGATTCCTCAGGTAGCATCTGTTTATCGTGAATTGCGTGATGCTTACTTGAAGGAAGGCTGGGGAATTTATGATGACACACCTGAGCTAGAACGTGCCATTGCATGGAGCGATGCCTATTATGGGGACACCAGTTCTGTAGTGGAGCTATACAGTAAAACTGGAAAACCAATTATGATACAGGACATGGAAGTTACGAATATTGCATAG
- the hemB gene encoding porphobilinogen synthase — MYEQKLRPRRMRISPAMRAMVRETSLSVKDFVYPLFVVPGEKVREEIPSMPGCFHLSVDEAVKTAKKCWELGIPSVEVFGIPEYKDADGSSAWDMTSPVQRAIKAIKAEIPELMIVGDVCMCEYTDHGHCGHLEGHYVDNDATLKLLQKVAVSQAQCGVDIIAPSDMMDGRVAAIREALDENGFQNVSIMSYAVKYASGYYGPFRDAADSAPAFGDRRQYQMDPANAHEAIKEVDLDIAEGADIIMVKPALAYLDVVRQVRDHIHHPVAVYNVSGEYAMVKAAAKNGWIDEKRIVMETLLSMKRAGADIIITYHAMDVARWLKEEN, encoded by the coding sequence ATGTATGAACAGAAACTCCGTCCGCGCCGTATGCGCATCAGCCCCGCTATGCGTGCCATGGTGCGCGAGACCAGCCTGTCGGTAAAGGATTTTGTCTATCCTCTGTTTGTGGTGCCGGGCGAAAAAGTCCGCGAGGAAATCCCTTCCATGCCGGGATGTTTCCATCTGTCGGTGGATGAAGCCGTCAAGACCGCCAAAAAGTGCTGGGAACTGGGTATCCCTTCCGTAGAAGTATTTGGCATTCCCGAATACAAGGATGCCGACGGCAGCAGCGCCTGGGATATGACGAGCCCCGTGCAGCGGGCCATCAAGGCTATTAAGGCCGAGATTCCGGAACTTATGATCGTGGGCGATGTCTGCATGTGCGAATACACCGACCACGGTCATTGCGGACATCTCGAAGGTCATTATGTGGATAACGATGCGACGCTGAAGCTCCTGCAGAAGGTGGCCGTATCCCAGGCCCAGTGTGGTGTAGACATCATCGCGCCTTCCGATATGATGGATGGCCGTGTGGCTGCCATCCGTGAGGCTTTGGACGAAAATGGCTTCCAGAATGTATCCATCATGAGCTATGCGGTCAAATACGCTTCGGGCTATTATGGTCCCTTCCGTGATGCGGCTGATAGCGCACCGGCTTTCGGTGACCGCCGCCAGTATCAGATGGACCCGGCCAATGCCCATGAAGCCATCAAGGAAGTAGACCTCGATATTGCCGAAGGCGCTGACATCATCATGGTGAAGCCGGCTCTGGCTTACCTCGATGTAGTCCGTCAGGTGCGTGACCATATCCATCATCCGGTGGCTGTTTACAATGTCAGCGGTGAATATGCCATGGTCAAGGCTGCCGCCAAGAACGGTTGGATTGATGAAAAGCGCATCGTTATGGAAACTCTGCTTTCCATGAAACGCGCCGGTGCTGATATCATCATCACCTATCATGCTATGGATGTGGCTCGCTGGCTGAAGGAGGAAAACTGA
- a CDS encoding NCS2 family permease, with amino-acid sequence MQVQASQSFLERFFKLSEKGTTVRTEIIAGFTTFIALAYIMFVNPNILADAGVPKEAAIASTIWIAALSTMMMGVFANYPVALAPGMGLNAFFAYYVCGVLGLHWTVALGAVFFSGLLFLILTISHVRQAIINAVPQNLRVAIGVGIGLFIAFIGLKGTGLIVSDPATFITLGHVTKPETAMSLFGLVLTGVLMARDVQGSILIGIIATTVLSMVLGYSPVPHAFSDVVSTSLPHMGETFGKLDIMGAWNYGILSIIFTFTVVELFDNMGTLIGLTAKANLVKKNGEIENLDKALNTDAVGTIFSAVFGTSTVTSYIESAAGIAAGGKTGLTAVTVAVLFLVSLLFAPLIGLVPGFATAPPLILVGALMMSEVGKVNFADFTDGLPAFLTIIMMPMTSSIANGFAFGFISYAFMKSLSGKAREVSPIMWLVSIAFMINLFMRS; translated from the coding sequence ATGCAAGTTCAAGCAAGTCAGTCTTTCCTGGAGCGGTTCTTTAAGCTCTCGGAAAAGGGAACCACGGTACGCACGGAGATTATCGCTGGTTTCACCACCTTTATCGCCTTGGCGTATATCATGTTCGTCAACCCGAACATCCTCGCCGATGCCGGCGTGCCTAAAGAGGCTGCCATTGCATCCACCATCTGGATTGCGGCGCTGTCCACGATGATGATGGGCGTGTTCGCCAATTACCCGGTGGCTTTGGCACCGGGCATGGGGCTCAATGCGTTCTTCGCTTACTACGTCTGCGGTGTGTTAGGACTCCACTGGACGGTAGCGCTGGGCGCAGTATTCTTCTCTGGTTTGCTGTTTTTGATCCTGACCATCAGCCATGTGCGTCAGGCCATCATCAACGCCGTGCCGCAGAATCTGCGCGTGGCTATCGGCGTGGGTATCGGCTTATTCATCGCGTTTATCGGTCTTAAAGGCACCGGCCTGATCGTCAGCGATCCCGCTACCTTCATCACGCTTGGCCATGTGACTAAGCCGGAAACGGCGATGTCCCTGTTCGGCCTCGTGCTCACTGGTGTACTGATGGCCCGTGACGTGCAGGGCTCCATCCTGATCGGTATCATCGCTACGACGGTCCTTTCCATGGTGCTGGGCTATTCCCCGGTTCCGCATGCGTTCTCCGATGTGGTCAGCACGAGCCTGCCGCATATGGGTGAAACCTTCGGCAAGCTGGATATCATGGGTGCCTGGAACTACGGTATCCTGTCCATCATCTTCACCTTCACGGTCGTCGAACTCTTCGATAACATGGGTACCTTGATTGGTCTCACGGCTAAGGCCAATCTCGTCAAGAAGAACGGCGAGATCGAGAATCTCGACAAAGCCCTGAATACCGATGCTGTGGGTACGATCTTCTCCGCAGTCTTCGGTACTTCCACGGTTACGTCCTATATCGAAAGCGCTGCCGGTATCGCAGCGGGCGGCAAGACCGGCCTCACGGCTGTGACCGTTGCCGTACTCTTCCTCGTGTCCCTGCTGTTTGCACCGCTGATTGGCCTCGTGCCAGGCTTTGCCACGGCACCGCCGCTGATCCTCGTCGGCGCCCTGATGATGTCTGAAGTTGGCAAGGTGAATTTCGCCGACTTCACCGACGGCCTGCCTGCCTTCCTGACCATCATCATGATGCCAATGACCTCGTCCATCGCCAACGGCTTCGCTTTCGGTTTCATCAGCTACGCGTTCATGAAATCCCTGTCCGGCAAGGCAAGGGAAGTCAGCCCCATCATGTGGCTCGTCAGCATCGCTTTCATGATTAACCTGTTTATGCGTTCCTAA
- the cobA gene encoding uroporphyrinogen-III C-methyltransferase, with the protein MAGMVYLVGAGPGDYRLISMKAVDCLKMADVVVYDRLADDRILRWAPDDAEYIYVGKASSNHTMKQEDINQLLVDKAKEGKCVVRLKGGDPFVFGRGGEEGLLLRENNLPFEIVPGITSAISVPAYAGIPVTHRAVATSFAVVTGHEDPTKGKSNMRWEHLATGVDTLVFLMGVANLPHITSKLIENGRSADTPAAVIRWGTKPEQRTLVTTVGKAAEDVAKNGIKPPAIFIVGEVVKLRDSLQWFDNLSQRPLFGKRILVTRARSQASKLTAKLENLGAEVFEAPAISMADPADNYAALDKSIDHLQDYHWLIFTSANGVGRFFARLFKAGKDARALGYAKIAAIGSATAEKLHQYGLNADVVPAEYRAEGVLEALKGKLPPHAKILIPRAEEAREILPETLREMGAEVEVAAAYRTVCGQVDGEALAAEIKDGQFDMVTFTSSSTVKNLVEIIGSADLLKDVKTACIGPITADTAKSLGIEPDIVAEEYTIDGLVEAICK; encoded by the coding sequence ATGGCAGGAATGGTTTATTTAGTAGGTGCAGGCCCCGGAGATTACCGGCTTATCAGCATGAAGGCAGTGGATTGCCTCAAGATGGCAGACGTTGTCGTCTATGACCGTCTGGCTGATGACCGCATCCTGCGCTGGGCCCCGGACGATGCCGAATACATCTATGTGGGCAAGGCCTCCAGCAATCACACGATGAAACAGGAAGACATCAATCAGCTGTTGGTGGACAAGGCAAAAGAAGGCAAATGCGTCGTACGCCTCAAGGGCGGCGATCCCTTCGTCTTTGGCCGGGGCGGCGAGGAAGGCCTGCTGCTGCGGGAAAACAACCTGCCCTTCGAAATCGTGCCAGGCATCACTTCGGCCATTTCCGTGCCGGCTTATGCGGGCATTCCTGTAACCCATCGGGCGGTGGCCACATCCTTTGCTGTGGTGACAGGTCATGAAGATCCCACCAAGGGCAAGAGTAACATGCGCTGGGAACATCTGGCCACGGGCGTGGATACGCTGGTATTCCTGATGGGCGTAGCCAACCTGCCGCATATCACGAGCAAATTGATTGAAAACGGCCGCAGTGCCGATACTCCGGCCGCTGTAATCCGCTGGGGCACGAAACCGGAACAGCGCACGCTTGTGACCACCGTGGGCAAGGCCGCCGAAGATGTGGCCAAGAACGGCATCAAGCCGCCGGCCATCTTTATCGTAGGTGAAGTGGTCAAGCTGCGCGACAGCCTGCAGTGGTTCGATAATCTCTCCCAACGACCTCTGTTTGGCAAGCGGATTCTCGTAACCAGAGCACGCAGTCAGGCATCCAAGCTTACGGCGAAATTGGAGAACCTCGGAGCAGAGGTATTCGAAGCGCCGGCAATTTCTATGGCTGATCCGGCTGACAACTATGCGGCGCTCGATAAGTCCATTGACCATCTGCAGGATTATCACTGGCTGATCTTCACGAGCGCCAATGGCGTAGGCCGTTTTTTTGCCCGCCTGTTCAAGGCCGGCAAGGATGCCCGTGCTCTGGGCTATGCTAAGATTGCCGCAATCGGTTCGGCTACGGCAGAGAAACTCCATCAATACGGCTTGAACGCCGATGTAGTTCCGGCTGAATACCGGGCAGAAGGTGTGCTGGAAGCCCTGAAGGGCAAACTGCCGCCCCATGCGAAAATCCTGATTCCCCGTGCTGAAGAAGCTCGGGAAATCCTGCCGGAAACTTTACGGGAAATGGGCGCCGAAGTCGAAGTCGCCGCCGCTTACCGCACGGTCTGCGGTCAGGTGGACGGCGAAGCGCTGGCTGCTGAAATCAAAGACGGCCAGTTTGATATGGTGACCTTCACGAGTTCTTCCACGGTCAAGAATCTCGTGGAAATCATCGGTTCGGCAGACCTCTTGAAGGATGTCAAGACCGCCTGCATCGGCCCCATCACTGCCGATACGGCTAAATCTTTGGGCATTGAGCCGGACATCGTAGCAGAAGAATATACCATTGATGGCTTGGTAGAAGCCATTTGCAAATAA
- the hemC gene encoding hydroxymethylbilane synthase: MKNTIVIGTRSSKLALWQAEYVKGRLEEEYPGLTVELKLMTTKGDKILDAPLAKIGGKGLFTKELEMDMLDGGIDLAVHSLKDMPTELPAGLCLAAITKRFDPGDAVVSPKFKTFDALPCGAKVGTSSLRRKAQLLHARPDLNICDLRGNVNTRLAKLESENFDAIILAVAGLKRLGFGERITEVLPQEMVLPAVGQGALAIETREDDAEMREMLAFLNDEATVHCAKAERAFLGRVEGGCQVPVGVYAVPAEKEEIQVEAVIASLDGQRLYRDKISGKVEDAEKLGVTLAEKLLAAGGKSILQELGLLQEAAN; this comes from the coding sequence GTGAAGAACACGATTGTTATCGGTACGCGCAGCAGTAAGCTGGCGTTATGGCAGGCAGAATACGTAAAAGGCCGTTTGGAGGAAGAATATCCGGGACTTACCGTAGAACTGAAACTGATGACCACCAAGGGGGATAAGATTCTCGATGCCCCCCTGGCCAAGATTGGCGGCAAGGGGCTCTTTACCAAAGAGCTCGAAATGGACATGCTGGACGGCGGCATCGATTTGGCGGTGCACAGCCTCAAGGATATGCCCACGGAGTTGCCCGCAGGCTTATGCCTCGCCGCTATCACCAAGCGTTTCGACCCTGGTGATGCCGTGGTCAGTCCCAAATTCAAGACATTTGACGCGTTGCCTTGTGGCGCAAAAGTAGGTACTTCCAGCCTGCGCCGCAAGGCACAGCTTTTGCATGCCCGCCCGGACCTCAATATCTGCGACCTGCGGGGCAATGTGAATACAAGACTGGCCAAGCTCGAAAGCGAGAACTTCGATGCCATCATCCTCGCCGTAGCCGGCCTCAAACGTCTGGGCTTCGGCGAGCGCATTACCGAGGTGCTGCCGCAAGAAATGGTACTGCCTGCTGTGGGGCAGGGCGCCTTGGCAATCGAAACCCGTGAGGATGATGCAGAAATGCGGGAAATGCTTGCCTTCCTCAATGACGAAGCCACAGTACACTGTGCCAAGGCCGAGCGCGCCTTCCTGGGGCGCGTAGAAGGTGGCTGTCAGGTCCCCGTCGGCGTCTATGCTGTACCCGCCGAAAAAGAAGAGATTCAGGTAGAAGCCGTGATTGCTTCACTTGACGGCCAGCGCCTCTACCGTGACAAAATCAGCGGCAAGGTCGAAGACGCGGAAAAACTCGGCGTAACACTGGCCGAAAAACTCCTCGCCGCCGGCGGAAAATCAATTTTGCAAGAACTCGGACTGCTACAAGAGGCAGCCAATTAA
- a CDS encoding precorrin-2 dehydrogenase/sirohydrochlorin ferrochelatase family protein has protein sequence MLYPLNLDLTDKVCVVIGGGQVAGRKVKDLLAAGAKVTIIAPQLSEGLQKLALSGQLNWQKSDYHPGMLLHLQPLLVFCTANDKIANLTAIAEAKEIGALVNAATAPERTDFSVPSKVARGDMLLTISTGGVSPAFAKLLRERLELEYPEEFGDFLERLAVLRQEVKGRPGGSREHERLWRQALTQRVIDLVRAGQLDQAEEEVRNGIIDAGAQPQDGAR, from the coding sequence GTGCTGTATCCGCTGAATCTCGATTTGACTGATAAAGTTTGTGTGGTCATTGGCGGCGGTCAGGTGGCCGGGCGCAAGGTCAAGGATCTGCTGGCGGCCGGAGCGAAGGTTACCATCATTGCACCCCAGCTGTCAGAGGGCTTGCAGAAGCTGGCCCTGAGCGGCCAATTGAACTGGCAGAAGAGCGATTATCACCCGGGCATGCTGCTGCATCTGCAGCCGCTATTGGTGTTCTGTACGGCCAACGATAAGATTGCGAATCTTACCGCCATTGCCGAGGCTAAGGAAATCGGCGCATTGGTCAATGCTGCCACGGCACCGGAACGGACGGATTTTTCTGTGCCTTCGAAAGTGGCGCGGGGCGATATGCTGCTGACCATATCCACCGGCGGCGTGAGCCCTGCCTTTGCCAAGCTCCTGCGTGAGCGGCTGGAGCTGGAATACCCGGAAGAATTCGGAGATTTTTTGGAACGGTTAGCAGTATTGCGTCAGGAAGTAAAGGGGAGGCCGGGGGGCAGCCGGGAGCATGAACGGCTTTGGCGGCAGGCGCTGACGCAGCGTGTGATTGATTTAGTGAGAGCTGGTCAGTTAGACCAGGCGGAGGAAGAGGTAAGAAATGGAATTATTGATGCTGGGGCTCAACCACAAGACGGCGCCCGTTGA
- a CDS encoding response regulator translates to MAIKILIADDHALLRQGIKRVLNFEDGFEVIGEAEDGQEAVARTLMLQPDVLLLDINMPGMSGLDVVKQLKQAECETRIIALTIHDSDNYVLEMLKNGALGYLLKDVEPAVLIKAIHVVNGGDAFVYPELAERLFGSATVTDDVENRAREILDESRGERLTSREMDVLECVAKGFSNQDIAKALGLSEKTVKNHMTRVLRKLKVEDRTQALVYVLKNKIISLE, encoded by the coding sequence ATGGCCATTAAGATTTTGATAGCAGACGACCACGCGTTGCTGCGACAGGGCATCAAGCGTGTCCTGAATTTCGAGGACGGTTTTGAGGTTATCGGCGAGGCTGAGGATGGCCAGGAAGCGGTGGCCCGTACCCTGATGTTGCAGCCGGATGTGCTGCTGCTGGACATCAATATGCCGGGGATGAGCGGCCTGGACGTAGTCAAGCAGCTCAAACAAGCGGAATGCGAAACCCGCATCATTGCCCTGACCATTCACGACAGCGACAATTACGTGCTGGAAATGCTGAAAAACGGTGCGCTGGGCTATCTGCTGAAAGATGTGGAACCAGCGGTGCTCATCAAGGCCATCCATGTGGTTAATGGCGGCGATGCCTTCGTTTATCCGGAGCTGGCAGAACGTCTCTTCGGCAGTGCCACGGTTACTGATGATGTGGAGAACCGGGCCAGGGAAATCCTCGACGAGAGCCGGGGCGAGCGTCTGACCTCTCGGGAGATGGATGTGCTGGAATGCGTGGCCAAGGGCTTTTCCAATCAGGATATTGCCAAGGCCCTGGGACTCAGCGAAAAGACCGTCAAGAATCATATGACCAGAGTCCTGCGGAAACTCAAGGTGGAGGACCGTACCCAGGCCTTGGTCTATGTGTTGAAGAACAAGATCATTTCCTTGGAATAA